A window of the Blattabacterium cuenoti genome harbors these coding sequences:
- the surE gene encoding 5'/3'-nucleotidase SurE: protein MKKKPIILVTNDDGIIAPGIRNLIKIMNTLGDVYVIAPSDPKSGISHAITMDTILYCDSVKIDDGAQKEWKCSGTPVDCVKLAIGNILPRKPDICVSGINHGSNSSINIIYSGTVSAIIESSIEGIPSISFSLLDFNWNANFEYSKKYIYQIVKKVLNNFILEKKVISLNVNIPKLKVKGIKICKQSKSKWKESFEKRFNPKGKSYYWLVGKFINNDEKINTDEWALKNGYISIVPLQFDFTNYSILNMLKSWNFTIFLFIIYCVIFR from the coding sequence ATGAAAAAAAAACCAATTATTTTAGTAACTAATGATGATGGAATTATAGCTCCTGGAATTAGGAATCTTATTAAAATAATGAATACATTGGGAGATGTATATGTTATAGCTCCTAGTGATCCTAAATCTGGAATTTCTCATGCAATAACTATGGATACAATTTTATATTGTGATTCAGTTAAAATAGATGATGGAGCTCAAAAAGAATGGAAATGCTCAGGAACTCCTGTAGATTGTGTAAAATTGGCTATAGGAAATATTTTACCAAGAAAACCAGATATTTGTGTATCTGGAATTAATCATGGATCAAATTCTTCTATAAATATTATTTATTCTGGAACAGTTTCTGCTATAATTGAATCTAGTATAGAAGGTATTCCATCTATAAGTTTTTCTTTATTAGATTTTAATTGGAACGCTAATTTTGAATATTCAAAAAAATATATATATCAAATAGTAAAAAAAGTTTTAAATAATTTTATTTTAGAAAAAAAAGTTATTAGTCTTAATGTTAATATTCCTAAATTAAAAGTAAAGGGTATTAAAATATGTAAACAATCAAAATCTAAATGGAAAGAAAGTTTTGAAAAACGTTTTAATCCTAAAGGTAAATCTTACTATTGGTTAGTAGGTAAATTTATTAATAATGATGAAAAAATTAATACAGATGAATGGGCATTAAAAAATGGATATATTTCTATTGTTCCATTACAATTTGATTTTACAAACTATTCTATATTGAATATGTTAAAATCATGGAATTTTACAATTTTTTTATTCATTATATATTGTGTCATTTTTAGATAA
- a CDS encoding phosphoribosylformylglycinamidine synthase, which translates to MILLSKKRYFKVYIKKRSLFDTDSSILCNALKNINIPIKKIIIYYIYDIFYFEKKLIIEFLKKILVDPVTEIVYINKNINNPYIEYILNNSEYRSYAAMQCFRILNSNINNNDICIKSKILIELIGGNGFVKKKCIKKIKEYIKKNYSYNEIKKIQINKNNHTTNKIVKLNDKSIRKIHKKLNLSIDINDLFFIKNYFCKEKRDPKESELKIIDTYWSDHCRHTTFFTEIEKISFNGSLKKIYQNIFKKYIKDKKIIGKSKYPINLMEISKLPYEIHFFKKRKNYNFYHSENNACMISIDVDIILSNKKKKEKWFLFFKNETHNFPTEIDPFNGASTCIGGAIRDPLSGRSFVFQGIRLSGAADPNIKKKIKGKLSQKKICFESACGYSSYGNQVGIATTHVNEIYHEGYRAKRMEIGMVVGAVPCHYVRREKPNKGDVVLLIGGKTGKEGVGDASNSSKIMNNNETINDRNKQKGDPITERKIQRLFRKKKITSLIKKCNDVGAGGIAVALGEIHNSIEVYLEKVPLKNNEIISPIEIALSESQERMIVVINYNDLNKFIRLSKKENLNSIPIAKITDNNRIIFFYKNKEIFNVKSSFLNTKGCVKKNEVIVNSPKLISPFKISKKQNFNKKNFLNILSKPNIASQIGLTEMFDSTVGGTTVLMPFGGKYQMTPNEGSVQKIPVIQGSTSTVTIASWGFHPYISTWSPFHGGAYAVLECISKIVSMGGSYKNIYLSFQEYYQKLGNDPEKWGKPFSALLGAYHAQKSMGSLCIGGKDSMSGTYKNIHVPPTLIVFGITTDSFSNIISSEFKKVGNKIYLYNHSLLENEMPNFNSIKYAYDKVYKEICLKKIVSVKTIKDGGISVAIAKMSFGNNLGVNIHCDKNLLETHIGSLIIESSYKLSDDFILIGEVVDSKYLNFNKISISIEESIKNWSKTLTPIFSLEKKQISKIFKTKNKILCKKRNIFFNKLKLGSPNVFIPIFPGTNGEFESIKAFEKSGALVKTFVFKNLNNKDIINSIFYIKKYIESVQIFMICGGFSFGDEPNGAAKFIVSILHNPYIKESIKRFLDKDGLILGICNGFQGLIKSGLLPYGKISLRNKFSPSLIYNKTKKHISQCVYIKVLSDKSPWLSGMKNKIYTLPISHGEGRFYAKKNIINILFENNQIAAQYVDLNGNPSLNRKYNPNGSINSVEGLLSENGKIYGRMTHPERCFDHGLLKNIPKNQCESIFDNAVKYFL; encoded by the coding sequence ATGATTTTATTATCAAAAAAAAGATATTTTAAAGTATATATAAAAAAAAGATCATTATTTGATACAGATTCATCAATATTATGTAATGCATTAAAAAATATAAATATTCCTATAAAAAAAATCATTATATATTACATATATGATATTTTTTATTTTGAAAAAAAATTAATTATTGAATTTTTAAAAAAAATTCTTGTAGATCCTGTTACAGAAATTGTTTATATAAATAAAAATATTAATAATCCTTATATAGAGTATATTTTAAATAATAGTGAATATAGATCATATGCAGCAATGCAATGCTTTCGTATATTAAATTCTAATATAAATAATAATGATATTTGCATAAAATCAAAAATATTAATAGAATTAATTGGTGGAAATGGATTTGTTAAAAAAAAATGTATTAAAAAAATAAAAGAATATATTAAAAAAAATTATTCATATAATGAAATAAAAAAAATTCAAATAAATAAAAATAATCATACAACAAATAAAATTGTTAAACTAAATGACAAATCAATAAGAAAAATACATAAAAAATTAAATTTATCAATAGATATAAATGATTTATTTTTTATTAAAAATTATTTTTGTAAAGAAAAACGTGATCCAAAAGAATCAGAATTAAAAATTATAGATACTTATTGGTCTGATCATTGTAGACATACAACATTTTTTACAGAAATAGAAAAAATATCTTTCAATGGATCATTAAAAAAAATATATCAAAATATATTTAAAAAATATATAAAAGATAAAAAAATAATAGGTAAATCTAAATATCCTATTAATTTAATGGAGATATCTAAGCTTCCATATGAAATTCATTTTTTTAAAAAAAGAAAAAATTATAATTTTTATCATAGTGAAAATAATGCTTGTATGATTTCAATAGATGTAGATATTATTTTGTCTAATAAAAAGAAAAAAGAAAAATGGTTTTTATTTTTTAAAAATGAAACTCATAATTTTCCAACAGAAATTGATCCTTTTAATGGAGCATCTACATGTATAGGAGGTGCTATTCGTGATCCATTATCTGGAAGATCTTTTGTTTTTCAAGGTATTAGATTAAGTGGCGCAGCAGATCCTAATATAAAAAAGAAAATAAAAGGAAAATTATCGCAAAAAAAAATATGTTTTGAATCTGCTTGTGGATATAGTTCTTATGGTAATCAAGTAGGAATAGCTACAACACATGTTAATGAAATTTATCATGAAGGATATAGAGCTAAGAGAATGGAAATAGGAATGGTTGTAGGAGCTGTTCCATGTCATTACGTTAGAAGAGAAAAACCTAATAAAGGAGACGTTGTATTATTGATTGGAGGAAAAACTGGAAAAGAAGGAGTAGGAGATGCTAGTAATTCATCTAAAATAATGAACAACAATGAAACAATTAATGATAGAAATAAACAAAAAGGAGATCCAATAACAGAAAGAAAAATTCAGAGACTTTTTAGAAAAAAAAAAATTACTTCTTTGATAAAAAAATGTAATGATGTTGGAGCTGGAGGTATAGCTGTAGCATTAGGAGAAATACATAATAGTATAGAAGTTTATTTAGAAAAAGTTCCATTAAAAAATAATGAAATAATTAGTCCAATAGAAATAGCACTTTCTGAGTCCCAAGAACGTATGATTGTTGTTATAAATTATAACGATTTAAATAAATTTATAAGACTTTCTAAAAAAGAAAATTTAAATTCTATTCCTATAGCTAAAATTACTGATAATAACAGAATAATTTTTTTTTATAAAAATAAAGAAATTTTTAACGTAAAAAGTTCTTTTTTGAATACAAAAGGATGTGTAAAAAAGAATGAAGTAATCGTAAATTCTCCAAAATTAATATCTCCATTTAAAATATCTAAAAAACAAAATTTTAATAAAAAAAACTTTTTAAATATTCTTTCTAAACCAAATATAGCATCACAAATAGGATTAACAGAAATGTTTGATAGTACTGTTGGAGGAACTACAGTATTAATGCCTTTTGGTGGAAAGTATCAAATGACTCCTAATGAAGGAAGTGTACAAAAAATACCTGTTATTCAAGGTAGTACTAGTACAGTAACTATAGCTTCTTGGGGATTTCATCCTTATATATCAACATGGAGTCCTTTTCATGGTGGAGCATATGCTGTTTTAGAATGCATTTCTAAGATTGTATCTATGGGAGGAAGTTACAAAAATATATATTTAAGTTTTCAAGAATATTATCAAAAATTAGGAAATGATCCAGAAAAATGGGGAAAACCTTTTTCTGCGTTATTGGGAGCATATCATGCTCAAAAATCTATGGGATCACTTTGTATAGGAGGTAAAGATTCTATGTCTGGAACATATAAAAATATTCATGTCCCTCCTACTCTAATAGTATTTGGAATTACAACTGATTCATTTTCAAATATAATTTCTTCAGAATTTAAAAAAGTAGGAAACAAAATATATTTATATAATCATTCTTTATTAGAAAATGAAATGCCTAATTTTAATTCTATTAAATATGCTTATGATAAAGTATATAAAGAAATTTGTTTAAAAAAAATAGTATCTGTAAAAACTATAAAAGATGGAGGAATATCTGTTGCTATTGCAAAAATGTCTTTTGGTAATAATTTAGGAGTAAATATTCATTGTGATAAAAATTTACTGGAAACTCATATCGGTTCTTTAATTATAGAATCTTCTTATAAATTGTCAGATGATTTTATTCTAATAGGAGAAGTTGTCGATTCTAAATATTTGAATTTTAATAAAATATCAATTAGCATAGAAGAATCAATTAAAAATTGGTCTAAAACTTTAACTCCAATATTTTCCTTGGAAAAAAAACAAATTAGTAAAATATTTAAAACAAAAAATAAAATTTTATGCAAAAAACGTAATATTTTTTTTAATAAATTAAAATTAGGATCACCAAATGTTTTTATTCCAATATTTCCTGGAACTAATGGAGAATTTGAATCGATAAAAGCTTTTGAAAAATCTGGAGCATTAGTAAAAACTTTTGTTTTTAAAAATTTAAATAATAAAGATATTATAAATTCTATTTTTTACATAAAAAAATATATAGAATCAGTTCAAATATTTATGATTTGTGGAGGATTTAGTTTTGGTGATGAACCTAATGGAGCAGCTAAATTTATTGTGTCTATATTACATAATCCATATATAAAAGAATCAATTAAACGATTTCTTGATAAAGATGGATTAATATTAGGTATATGCAATGGATTTCAGGGGTTAATAAAATCTGGACTTTTACCTTATGGAAAAATAAGTTTAAGAAATAAATTTTCACCTTCATTAATTTATAATAAAACAAAAAAGCATATATCTCAATGTGTTTATATAAAAGTTTTATCTGATAAATCTCCATGGTTAAGTGGAATGAAAAATAAAATATATACATTGCCAATATCTCATGGAGAAGGACGATTTTATGCAAAAAAAAATATTATAAATATTTTATTTGAAAATAATCAAATAGCTGCACAATATGTAGATTTAAATGGAAATCCTAGTTTAAATAGAAAATATAATCCTAATGGATCTATAAATTCTGTTGAAGGATTATTAAGTGAAAATGGAAAAATTTATGGAAGAATGACTCATCCAGAAAGATGTTTTGATCATGGATTATTAAAAAATATACCAAAAAATCAATGTGAATCTATTTTTGATAATGCAGTAAAATATTTTTTATAA
- the ruvB gene encoding Holliday junction branch migration DNA helicase RuvB, producing MVSFLDKFLNPKNIIDFFGQKDILDPLKIFIQAAKERNEALDHVLFHGPPGLGKTTLAQIIANELCVNITITSGSILDKPGDLAGLLIHLKKNDVMFIDEIHRLSPAIEEYLYSAMESYKIDIILDSGSNAKSVQIKLSPFTLIGATTRSGLITSPMRSRFGINFRLNYYNNNILKDIINRSAKILKISITEEAAVEIACRSRGTPRIANSLLRRIRDFAQIMGNGLIDINICNIGLKLLNIDKNGLDEIDNKILSLIINHFNGGPVGLNTISAAIGEPTNTIEEVHEPFLIQEGYIIRTSRGRKVTNLAYQHLKNNIIKK from the coding sequence ATTGTGTCATTTTTAGATAAATTTTTAAATCCAAAAAATATTATAGATTTTTTTGGTCAAAAAGATATTTTAGATCCTTTAAAAATTTTTATTCAAGCTGCAAAAGAAAGAAACGAAGCTTTAGACCATGTTTTATTTCATGGACCTCCTGGATTAGGAAAAACTACTTTAGCTCAAATAATTGCTAATGAATTATGTGTAAATATTACTATTACATCAGGATCTATTTTAGATAAACCTGGAGATTTAGCTGGATTATTAATTCACCTAAAAAAAAATGATGTAATGTTTATTGATGAAATTCATAGATTATCTCCTGCAATAGAAGAATATTTATATTCTGCAATGGAAAGTTATAAAATAGATATTATTCTTGATTCAGGATCTAATGCTAAATCAGTCCAGATAAAATTATCTCCTTTTACCTTAATAGGAGCAACTACAAGATCAGGATTAATTACTTCTCCAATGAGATCTAGATTTGGTATTAATTTTAGACTTAATTATTATAATAACAATATATTAAAAGACATTATAAATAGAAGCGCAAAAATATTAAAAATTTCTATTACAGAAGAGGCTGCAGTTGAAATAGCTTGTAGAAGTAGAGGAACACCTAGAATTGCTAATTCATTATTACGTAGAATTAGAGATTTTGCTCAAATTATGGGTAATGGACTAATTGATATTAATATATGTAATATTGGATTAAAATTGTTAAATATTGATAAAAATGGATTAGATGAAATAGACAATAAAATTTTATCATTAATTATCAATCATTTTAATGGTGGTCCAGTAGGATTAAATACTATATCAGCAGCTATAGGAGAGCCAACAAATACTATAGAAGAAGTTCATGAACCATTTCTTATACAAGAAGGATATATAATTAGAACATCTAGAGGTAGAAAAGTTACTAACTTAGCTTATCAACATTTAAAAAACAATATTATAAAAAAATAA
- the gyrA gene encoding DNA gyrase subunit A, translating to MSEGEKLISINIEDEMKSSYIDYSMSVIVSRALPDVRDGLKPVHRRVLYGMYQLGILSNGPYKKSARIVGEVLGKYHPHGDVSVYDTMVRMAQKWTLRYPLIDGQGNFGSLDSDPPAAMRYTEVKMNKISEEMLTDIKKNTVDMQFNFDDSLEEPKVLPTKIPNLLINGASGIAVGMATNIPPHNLKETVDAICAYIDSDNNLSIDQIIKYIKAPDFPTGGIIYGYSGVKNSFYTGKGKIVLRAKVHIEEVHGRKSIIVDEIPYQVNKSDMISKTVNLIKNGKIDGIYQIRDESDRNGLRIVYILKHKINPNILLNKLFKQTSLQTYFNVNTIALVNGKPAKLNIKDIIQNFLNHRHDIIIRRTKYELKKCENRIHILEGFLKILGHINILIKTIKNSINRNDAHKKLIDKFELSKNQSLSILDLRLQNLTSLEQKKVKQEYEKIKKEIIYLKKILNKYYIRTEIIKKELLDIKKKYKDDRRTYIDYSGDEKNIQIEDLIENEQVVLTISHAGYIKRTSLSEYKRQGRGGIGNRGAVARTYDFFKHLLIATNHQYLLLFTEKGKCFWLRVYEIPEGSKTSKGRAIQNIINLHKNDRVNAYVLTENLTDKNYVNNYYVIMITKKGIIKKTSLECYSRPRKYGINAIVIRKGDSLLEAVLTKGNSHIFIASKKGRVIRFLEKNVRSTGRNSSGVIGISFTNKKDVVIGMICVEDNIKEKGNLLVVSENGFGKRSRLKDYRLTNRGGKGIKTINITDKTGNLFSVKYVNKQEDLMIIKKSGIMIRISISDIRIMGRSTQGVRLINLKSDDYIADVAKVHEYRI from the coding sequence ATGAGTGAAGGAGAAAAATTGATATCAATCAACATAGAAGATGAAATGAAATCGTCTTACATAGATTATTCTATGTCAGTTATTGTATCTAGAGCTCTTCCTGATGTAAGAGATGGATTAAAACCTGTTCATAGAAGAGTTCTTTATGGTATGTATCAATTAGGAATTCTATCTAATGGTCCTTATAAAAAATCTGCACGTATTGTAGGTGAAGTATTAGGAAAATATCATCCTCATGGAGATGTATCAGTATATGATACTATGGTACGTATGGCTCAAAAATGGACATTACGTTATCCACTAATAGATGGACAAGGAAATTTTGGTTCTTTAGATTCTGATCCTCCAGCTGCTATGCGTTACACAGAAGTTAAAATGAATAAAATATCTGAAGAAATGTTAACAGATATTAAAAAAAATACAGTGGATATGCAATTTAATTTTGATGATTCTTTAGAAGAACCTAAAGTATTGCCGACAAAAATACCAAATTTATTAATTAATGGAGCATCTGGTATAGCTGTAGGAATGGCGACAAATATTCCTCCTCATAATTTAAAAGAAACTGTAGATGCAATTTGTGCATACATAGATAGCGATAATAATCTTTCTATAGATCAAATAATTAAATATATAAAAGCACCTGATTTTCCTACTGGAGGAATCATTTATGGATATTCTGGAGTTAAAAATTCTTTCTATACAGGAAAAGGAAAAATTGTATTACGAGCTAAAGTACATATAGAAGAAGTACATGGAAGAAAATCCATTATTGTTGATGAAATTCCATATCAAGTAAATAAATCTGATATGATATCCAAAACTGTAAATTTAATAAAAAATGGTAAAATAGATGGTATATATCAAATTCGTGATGAATCTGATCGTAATGGATTACGTATTGTTTATATTCTTAAACATAAGATAAATCCAAATATTTTATTAAACAAATTATTTAAACAAACATCTTTACAAACTTATTTTAATGTTAATACTATAGCGTTAGTAAACGGAAAACCTGCTAAGCTAAATATAAAAGATATTATTCAAAATTTTTTGAATCATAGACACGATATAATTATTCGTAGAACTAAATATGAATTAAAAAAATGCGAAAATCGTATTCATATTTTAGAAGGGTTCTTAAAAATATTAGGACATATAAATATTTTAATTAAAACTATTAAAAACTCTATAAATAGAAATGATGCTCATAAAAAATTAATTGATAAATTTGAATTATCTAAAAATCAGTCATTATCTATTTTAGATCTTAGATTACAAAATCTTACTTCATTAGAACAAAAAAAAGTTAAACAAGAGTATGAAAAAATAAAAAAAGAAATTATTTATTTAAAAAAAATTTTAAATAAATATTATATAAGAACTGAAATTATTAAGAAAGAACTTTTAGATATAAAGAAAAAATATAAAGATGATAGACGTACTTATATAGATTATTCAGGTGATGAAAAAAATATACAAATAGAAGACTTAATTGAAAATGAACAAGTTGTACTAACTATTTCTCATGCTGGATATATTAAAAGGACTTCTTTATCGGAATATAAACGTCAAGGTAGAGGAGGTATAGGAAACAGAGGTGCTGTAGCTAGAACATATGATTTTTTTAAACATTTATTAATAGCAACTAATCATCAATATTTGCTTCTTTTTACAGAAAAAGGAAAATGTTTTTGGTTAAGAGTATATGAAATTCCAGAAGGATCAAAAACATCTAAAGGAAGAGCCATACAAAATATTATTAATCTTCATAAAAATGACCGAGTTAATGCTTATGTTTTAACAGAAAATCTTACAGATAAAAATTATGTAAATAATTATTATGTAATAATGATAACTAAAAAAGGAATTATAAAAAAAACATCCTTAGAATGTTATTCTAGACCTAGAAAATATGGAATTAATGCTATTGTTATTAGAAAAGGAGATTCATTATTAGAAGCTGTTCTAACTAAAGGTAATAGTCATATTTTTATTGCATCAAAAAAAGGTAGGGTTATTCGTTTTTTAGAAAAAAATGTTAGATCAACTGGTAGAAATTCTTCAGGAGTAATAGGTATTAGTTTTACTAATAAAAAAGATGTTGTTATTGGTATGATATGTGTGGAAGATAATATAAAAGAAAAAGGAAATTTATTAGTTGTTTCTGAAAATGGATTTGGAAAAAGATCTAGATTAAAAGATTATAGATTAACTAATAGAGGAGGTAAAGGTATTAAAACTATAAATATTACAGATAAAACAGGTAATTTATTTTCTGTAAAATATGTTAATAAACAAGAAGATTTAATGATTATTAAAAAATCAGGAATAATGATACGAATTTCAATATCAGATATAAGAATAATGGGAAGATCAACACAAGGAGTCCGTTTAATTAATTTAAAAAGTGATGATTACATAGCTGATGTTGCAAAAGTACATGAATATCGAATATAA
- the purB gene encoding adenylosuccinate lyase, whose protein sequence is MKKYINPLVDRYSSKEMIYNFSPEKKIIIWRKLWICLAKIQKELGLKISDIQINDLNNHLYDIDWNKVSFFEKKFRHDVMAHLHAFAYKAKLAKPILHLGVTSAFLSDNTDIILIKKGINILLKKLINVIFRIRNFSIEYRNIPTLSFTHYQPAQLTTVGKRSALWIQSLLLDIKELEFILKNLSIRGVKGTVGSAASFKELFNGDLNKLKLLEKKLSNEFGFKNVFSITGQTYDRKIDSKILNLLSNISQSSHKFSNDIRLLQNLKEIEEPFGNDQVGSSAMAYKRNPIRSERMASLSKYVISLSNSSAMVAATQWLERTLDDSANRRIVISQSFLAVDAILILWNNIMENISVYPKIIEKNIKEEIPFLITEHIITKCVKKGYDRQDIHERIRIHSMKTSLEMKLKGLKNNFINKILNDEKIPICEKEIYQIINPINLTGFSSEQTLEFIKKEVDPILEKYHKYIITNLSDIDV, encoded by the coding sequence GTGAAAAAATATATCAACCCTTTAGTAGATAGATATAGTAGTAAAGAAATGATATATAATTTTTCTCCGGAAAAAAAAATTATTATTTGGAGAAAATTATGGATATGTTTAGCAAAAATACAAAAAGAATTAGGATTAAAAATATCTGATATACAAATAAATGATTTGAATAATCATTTATATGATATTGATTGGAATAAAGTTTCTTTTTTCGAAAAAAAATTTCGTCATGATGTAATGGCTCATTTGCATGCTTTTGCATATAAAGCTAAATTAGCTAAACCAATTTTACATTTAGGAGTAACTAGCGCTTTTTTATCTGATAATACAGACATTATTTTAATAAAAAAAGGAATAAATATTTTATTAAAAAAATTAATTAATGTAATATTTAGAATTAGAAATTTTTCTATAGAATATCGTAATATTCCTACTTTATCATTTACTCATTATCAACCTGCTCAGTTAACTACTGTAGGAAAACGCTCTGCATTATGGATACAAAGTTTGCTATTAGATATTAAAGAATTAGAATTTATATTAAAAAATCTATCTATTAGAGGAGTTAAAGGTACCGTAGGTTCTGCTGCAAGTTTTAAAGAATTATTCAATGGAGACTTAAATAAACTAAAATTATTAGAAAAAAAATTATCTAATGAATTTGGATTTAAAAATGTATTTTCAATTACTGGACAAACATATGATAGAAAAATAGATTCTAAAATATTAAATTTATTATCAAATATTTCACAGTCTTCTCATAAGTTTAGTAATGATATACGATTATTACAAAATTTAAAGGAAATAGAAGAACCATTTGGAAATGATCAAGTTGGATCTAGCGCTATGGCTTATAAAAGAAATCCAATAAGAAGTGAAAGAATGGCTTCATTATCAAAATATGTTATTTCTTTATCAAATAGTTCAGCAATGGTAGCTGCTACTCAATGGTTAGAAAGAACTTTAGATGATTCTGCTAACAGAAGAATAGTAATAAGTCAATCGTTTTTAGCTGTAGATGCTATTTTAATATTATGGAATAATATTATGGAAAATATTTCTGTATATCCAAAAATAATAGAAAAAAATATTAAAGAAGAAATTCCTTTTTTAATTACTGAACATATTATAACAAAATGTGTTAAAAAAGGATATGATAGACAAGATATTCATGAAAGAATAAGGATTCATTCTATGAAAACAAGTTTAGAAATGAAACTAAAAGGATTAAAAAATAATTTTATTAATAAAATATTAAATGATGAAAAAATACCGATATGTGAAAAAGAAATATATCAAATTATTAATCCTATAAATTTAACAGGATTTTCATCAGAACAAACTTTAGAATTTATAAAAAAAGAAGTTGATCCTATACTAGAAAAATATCACAAGTACATTATTACTAATTTATCAGATATAGATGTATAA
- a CDS encoding adenylosuccinate synthase: MPSNVIVGLQWGDEGKGKITDFLSKNFDYVIRYQGGNNSGHSIHINKNRFILHLIPSGVIYSNVECIIGPGVVIDPKCLIEEIKNLESMGVNTSKIFIAKRAHLIMPYHKLLDIYKEEYLGKNFIGTTHCGIGPAYEDKISRTGIRILDLIDKKSFYKKLKYNVKFKNKIFQKIYNKPSISIDSIYDEYMNYSKILSDKFVNAVRKIHTAFSNNKKILFEGAQATLLDIDYGTYPYVTTSSSTTGGVCIGTGIPPNFINNSFGIAKSYCTRVGNGPFPTEINNKIISNIIRDSGNEYGSTTKRPRRCGWLDLVSLKYSCMINGINYLIITKLDVLNNLDSINVCIQYKFNKKTIDYFPCNIESYNNIECVWKKFPCWKQNITNIRDYDSLPNNCKNYINYIENYLKLKIILISVGSERNQNIIKNKSLFYKIFCS, from the coding sequence ATGCCTTCAAATGTTATTGTTGGACTCCAATGGGGAGATGAAGGAAAGGGAAAAATAACAGATTTTCTTTCCAAGAATTTTGATTATGTAATTCGTTATCAAGGAGGTAACAATTCTGGTCATTCTATACATATTAATAAAAATAGGTTTATTTTACATTTGATTCCTTCTGGAGTTATTTATTCTAATGTAGAATGTATAATTGGGCCTGGAGTTGTTATTGATCCAAAATGTTTAATAGAAGAAATTAAAAATTTGGAATCAATGGGTGTTAACACTTCTAAAATATTTATAGCTAAAAGAGCTCATCTCATAATGCCATATCATAAACTTTTGGATATATACAAAGAAGAATATTTAGGTAAAAATTTTATTGGAACTACTCATTGTGGAATTGGTCCAGCTTATGAAGATAAAATTTCTAGGACTGGAATTCGAATATTAGATCTTATAGATAAAAAATCTTTTTATAAAAAGCTAAAATATAATGTAAAATTTAAGAATAAAATTTTTCAAAAAATTTATAATAAACCATCTATATCAATAGATTCCATTTATGATGAATATATGAATTATTCAAAAATACTTTCAGATAAATTTGTAAATGCAGTAAGAAAAATTCATACTGCATTTAGTAATAACAAAAAAATTTTATTTGAAGGAGCTCAAGCTACATTATTAGATATAGATTACGGAACATACCCTTATGTTACAACATCTTCTTCTACTACCGGAGGAGTTTGTATAGGAACAGGAATACCTCCTAATTTTATAAATAATTCATTTGGAATTGCAAAATCTTATTGTACACGAGTTGGAAATGGACCATTCCCAACTGAAATAAATAATAAAATCATTTCTAACATTATACGTGATAGTGGAAATGAATATGGATCTACTACAAAAAGACCAAGGAGATGCGGTTGGTTAGATTTAGTATCTCTTAAATATTCTTGCATGATAAATGGAATTAATTATTTAATTATTACTAAATTGGATGTTTTAAATAATTTAGATAGTATTAATGTTTGTATACAATACAAATTTAATAAAAAGACTATAGATTATTTTCCATGTAATATAGAATCATATAATAATATAGAATGTGTTTGGAAAAAATTTCCATGTTGGAAACAAAATATAACTAATATACGTGATTATGACTCATTACCAAACAATTGTAAAAATTATATTAATTATATAGAAAATTATTTAAAATTAAAAATAATACTAATTTCTGTAGGATCAGAAAGAAATCAAAATATAATTAAAAATAAATCTTTATTTTATAAAATTTTTTGTTCGTGA